One genomic window of Misgurnus anguillicaudatus chromosome 12, ASM2758022v2, whole genome shotgun sequence includes the following:
- the LOC141369065 gene encoding tripartite motif-containing protein 16-like, translated as MRESHGECVRLESPGLNSYCQNHLEQHEHLFKDKKHYLIDATGRLDELICNEHDRPLDVFCRTDNLCICLMCVMDKHKNHDTEKASAERKIKQKQLDDKQTQFKEKIQQREEKLKELRDAVESHKRFAQAAVENCETIFTELINSLEKRRSEVTQLIRDQEKAAVSRAEGFMKQLKHDIDDLGRRNADLEQLPFTNDDIYFLQSFQTLTVLPKSTKLADITVSSFLSFDDVTKAITLLRGQLEDFCKEEIEIISERVKYLEIVPIPEPKTRKDFLQYKCQLSLDTNTAFKNLCLSNGNTVITNTGTNQEYPDHPDRFSIRPQVLCREKVFGRSYWEVEWSGSANIWVSVSVAYKSISRKDNSNECIFGCNNQSWKLLCCASDKPQFWHNNKKCICPVVSSSKIGVYVDHGAGTLAFYSISDTMTLIHKVQTTFSQLLYPGFAVSEKTTLKLCDLTM; from the exons ATGCGTGAgtctcacggtgaatgcgtgagacttgagagccctggtCTAAACTCTTACTGTCAAAATCATCTGGAACAACACgaacatttatttaaagacAAGAAGCACTATTTGATAGATGCTACAGGACGACTGGATGAGCTGATCTGTAATGAGCATGACAGACCGCTCGATGTTTTCTGTCGCACTGACAATCTATGTATTTGCTTGATGTGTGTGATGGACAAACACAAAAACCATGACACAGAAAAGGCTTCGGCAGAGAGGAAAATTAAACAG AAACAGCTGGATGACAAACAGACACAATTTAAGGAGAAAATCCAGCAAAGAGAGGAGAAACTTAAGGAGCTGAGAGATGCTGTGGAGTCACACAAG CGCTTTGCCCAGGCAGCAGTGGAGAACTGTGAGACGATCTTTACTGAACTTATTAATTCCCTTGAGAAACGCCGCAGTGAAGTGACACAgctgatcagagatcaggaGAAGGCTGCAGTTAGTCGAGCTGAAGGATTTATGAAGCAACTGAAGCATGACATTGATGATCTGGGGAGAAGAAATGCTGACCTGGAGCAGCTTCCATTCACAAATGATGACATCTATTTTCTTCAG AGTTTCCAGACTCTCACTGTGCTTCCTAAATCCACAAAATTAGCTGACATCACTGTCAGTTCTTTTTTGTCTTTTGATGATGTTACAAAAGCTATCACACTGCTAAGAGGACAACTTGAAGATTTTTGCAAAGAGGAGATAGAAATTATATCTGAACGAG TGAAATATTTAGAAATTGTCCCCATCCCTGAACCCAAAACCAGGAAGGACTTCTTGCAAT ATAAGTGTCAGCTCAGCCTGGATACAAACACAGCCTTTAAAAACCTCTGTCTTTCTAATGGGAACACTGTCATTACTAACACTGGCACAAACCAGGAGTATCCTGATCATCCAGACAGATTTAGCATTCGTCCGCAGGTGCTGTGTAGAGAGAAAGTCTTTGGACGCTCTTACTGGGAGGTTGAGTGGAGTGGGAGTGCGAATATTTGGGTGTCAGTATCAGTAGCGTATAAGAGCATCAGCAGGAAAGACAATAGTAATGAATGTATTTTTGGATGTAATAATCAGTCCTGGAAATTGTTATGCTGTGCCTCAGACAAGCCTCAATTCTGGcacaataacaaaaaatgtatctGCCCTGTAGTCTCCTCCTCTAAGATAGGAGTGTATGTGGACCACGGTGCAGGAACTTTGGCCTTCTACAGTATTTCTGACACAATGACCCTCATTCACAAAGTCCAGACCACATTCAGTCAGCTTCTGTATCCTGGGTTTGCGGTTTCTGAAAAAACAACACTGAAACTGTGTGATCTAACAATGTAG